In Natrinema versiforme, the following are encoded in one genomic region:
- a CDS encoding homoserine dehydrogenase — MKLAVFGVGAVGESVLKLASKDDHEIVAIADSTSAAVDADGIAVEKALSRKSYRDQVGSEAIEDALAANYDVLIEATPTTLDDAEPGFSHVRTALERDRHAVLANKGPVAQRYAELREIERSSDGTMLFEATVGGAIPVLSTIADHSGEVTSVRGVLNGTANFILSRMGTEGLDYEHILAEAQDLGVAEADPSFDVQGTDTALKCVILANVLKDGDYTLADAEVNGIESLPGSALEVTAQDDRTIRLLGEVSTEGTIRVGPRLVTKNSSLAVSGTVNTVQLETEHSGTLNLSGQGAGGPETASAVLSDVRRLEREES; from the coding sequence ATGAAACTCGCAGTATTCGGCGTCGGCGCAGTTGGAGAATCGGTCCTGAAACTCGCGAGCAAAGACGATCACGAGATCGTTGCTATTGCAGATTCGACAAGTGCTGCGGTAGACGCGGATGGCATTGCCGTCGAGAAAGCGCTCTCTCGCAAAAGCTATCGAGACCAGGTTGGTAGCGAGGCGATCGAGGACGCACTCGCGGCGAACTACGACGTGCTAATCGAAGCGACGCCGACGACGCTCGATGACGCCGAGCCCGGATTCTCGCACGTCCGAACTGCGCTCGAACGCGACCGTCACGCCGTGCTCGCGAATAAAGGCCCAGTCGCACAGCGATACGCCGAACTGCGCGAAATCGAACGGAGTAGCGACGGGACGATGCTATTCGAGGCCACTGTTGGCGGCGCTATCCCCGTCCTGTCTACGATTGCGGATCACAGCGGCGAGGTGACCTCCGTTCGCGGCGTTCTCAACGGAACGGCGAACTTCATCCTGAGTCGGATGGGAACCGAAGGACTCGATTACGAGCACATTCTGGCAGAAGCCCAAGATCTCGGTGTCGCCGAGGCCGATCCGTCCTTCGACGTCCAGGGGACGGACACGGCGCTGAAATGTGTCATCCTTGCAAACGTTCTCAAAGACGGTGATTATACGCTCGCCGACGCGGAAGTAAACGGAATCGAAAGCTTACCTGGGAGCGCACTCGAGGTCACCGCACAGGACGACCGAACCATTCGGCTCCTCGGAGAGGTTTCCACCGAGGGGACGATTCGTGTCGGGCCACGACTCGTCACCAAGAACAGTTCACTCGCCGTGTCCGGGACGGTCAACACCGTTCAGTTAGAAACGGAACATTCCGGTACGCTAAACCTCTCCGGTCAAGGCGCAGGTGGGCCTGAAACCGCGAGTGCAGTTCTCTCTGACGTGCGGCGGTTAGAGCGAGAAGAATCGTAG
- a CDS encoding amino acid-binding protein, which yields MSDTENEVSPYTLRLELADKPGELLRALRPISNKGGNLLSIFHERGNITPRGHIPVEVDMEATPTQFTSIVDSLRSAGVNVIEAGSDQYKGELRVVLVGHLVDTDLSDTLQRIQESGGASITDIALSTPLEKGDISSAQLRLSAREGDSEQILKAIRSIADEKDLQLIEPAMEEDQ from the coding sequence ATGAGTGATACCGAAAATGAGGTTAGCCCATATACGCTTCGTCTTGAACTCGCTGATAAGCCAGGGGAGTTGTTACGAGCACTCCGACCTATTTCAAATAAGGGAGGTAATTTACTGTCTATTTTCCATGAGCGAGGGAATATTACGCCTCGAGGACACATTCCTGTCGAGGTCGATATGGAAGCAACTCCGACCCAGTTTACATCTATCGTCGATTCACTTCGATCCGCCGGTGTTAATGTCATCGAAGCGGGATCAGATCAATACAAGGGGGAGTTGAGGGTGGTTCTCGTAGGCCATCTCGTCGATACCGATTTATCTGATACGCTACAGCGGATCCAAGAGAGCGGCGGTGCATCGATCACCGATATCGCTCTTTCCACGCCACTGGAAAAGGGGGACATTTCGAGCGCGCAATTGCGGCTATCTGCACGGGAAGGAGATTCGGAACAGATCCTCAAAGCCATTCGGTCGATCGCCGACGAGAAAGACCTACAACTCATCGAACCGGCAATGGAGGAAGACCAATGA
- a CDS encoding shikimate kinase yields MKGHAAAPAAGTILCAFATGYGAAFGIDKYGTATVELDDSGDIYGEVADKPDMDTRLIERCVERCVERFGDNEGGVVRTDSDIPMAAGLKSSSVVANAAVLATLDALDVSIIDTTDQNAMYSDGGQRLISGQDGTVDDLEQDGQAVSLLTATRIGVEAARDANVTTTGAFDDATASMFGGVTVTDNLEDELITRDTVDWDVLVWTPPKQAFSSEVDHDRCKQLAPLADEILDLVSREKYQDAMMINGFGFCSALRFTCEPIVEALPATKGVSLSGSGPSFVAVGKRDDLEEVKEKWELREGSVWFTKTVERGAHILDSA; encoded by the coding sequence ATGAAGGGCCACGCCGCTGCTCCCGCTGCGGGAACAATACTCTGTGCTTTTGCGACAGGATACGGGGCTGCATTCGGTATCGACAAATACGGCACTGCAACCGTGGAACTCGATGATTCCGGGGATATTTATGGGGAAGTAGCGGATAAGCCAGACATGGATACACGTCTCATCGAGCGATGCGTCGAACGATGTGTGGAGCGGTTCGGAGATAACGAAGGCGGTGTCGTTCGAACTGATAGCGATATTCCAATGGCCGCCGGCCTCAAATCATCGAGCGTCGTCGCGAATGCGGCGGTGTTAGCGACGTTAGACGCTCTCGATGTCTCTATCATAGACACGACTGATCAAAATGCCATGTATAGCGATGGAGGTCAACGACTCATTTCCGGTCAGGATGGGACTGTTGACGATCTCGAGCAGGACGGACAGGCAGTCTCGCTCCTGACAGCGACTCGCATCGGTGTCGAAGCAGCACGCGATGCGAACGTGACGACGACGGGGGCATTCGACGATGCAACGGCGTCGATGTTCGGTGGTGTGACAGTTACGGATAATTTAGAGGACGAACTCATTACGAGGGATACCGTCGATTGGGATGTTCTCGTCTGGACTCCCCCCAAGCAAGCGTTCAGTTCCGAAGTTGATCACGACCGCTGTAAGCAACTCGCTCCGCTCGCGGACGAAATTCTCGACCTCGTCTCGAGAGAAAAATACCAGGATGCAATGATGATCAACGGGTTCGGGTTCTGTTCGGCACTTCGATTCACCTGTGAACCGATCGTCGAGGCGCTTCCTGCGACGAAGGGCGTTTCACTGTCTGGTTCGGGTCCAAGTTTCGTCGCTGTTGGAAAACGGGACGACCTTGAAGAGGTGAAAGAAAAATGGGAACTTCGGGAAGGATCAGTTTGGTTTACGAAAACTGTCGAGAGGGGAGCGCATATTCTCGATAGCGCATGA
- a CDS encoding shikimate kinase, with the protein MKGHATAPAAGTILSPLANGFGSAFAIDMYSTATVELNDSGSISSEVSTTENGSESLSNLSERCLEACIETVGDNQGGSVYVETEVPLNSGLNATSATANAVVLATVDALGMSIGEGSAQDTSDTSGSHESRDSLPLIDVAKLAVTATEDSDVIIPSTFDSATASLFGGITVTDNIENEIIQRDQAEWDVLVWLPAKLMSGEIDYERCKRLTIIADQILELIQKERYTDAMMLNGFAFSSALRFPSQPIVEALPLTNGVTVSGTGPSYIAVGKTSTLEKVRQYWELRKGSVVETAAVRDGAQIV; encoded by the coding sequence ATGAAGGGTCACGCGACCGCACCCGCTGCCGGGACGATACTCAGTCCACTTGCCAACGGTTTCGGATCTGCGTTTGCGATCGATATGTACAGTACTGCAACGGTGGAACTTAACGATTCTGGCTCGATTTCTAGCGAAGTCTCCACTACTGAAAACGGCTCGGAAAGCCTATCGAATCTCTCTGAAAGATGTCTGGAGGCATGTATTGAAACCGTTGGCGATAACCAGGGTGGATCCGTGTATGTTGAAACTGAAGTCCCGTTGAACTCCGGTCTGAACGCGACCAGTGCAACTGCTAACGCGGTCGTATTAGCAACAGTGGATGCGCTCGGTATGTCAATTGGAGAGGGTTCGGCTCAGGATACGTCTGATACTTCGGGGTCGCACGAATCACGCGATTCGCTCCCGCTGATTGACGTAGCAAAGCTTGCAGTAACGGCGACCGAAGATTCGGACGTTATTATACCGAGTACGTTCGACAGTGCAACGGCCTCGCTATTCGGGGGAATTACTGTTACGGATAATATCGAGAATGAGATTATTCAACGCGATCAAGCGGAGTGGGACGTCCTCGTTTGGCTTCCTGCAAAGCTAATGAGTGGGGAGATAGACTACGAACGTTGCAAACGGTTAACGATTATCGCGGACCAAATTCTCGAACTGATCCAAAAGGAGAGATACACGGATGCGATGATGCTCAACGGGTTCGCCTTTAGCTCCGCGCTCCGATTCCCCAGCCAACCGATCGTCGAGGCGCTTCCGCTCACGAACGGCGTTACTGTCTCTGGAACGGGACCAAGTTATATTGCGGTCGGGAAAACGAGCACGTTAGAGAAGGTCCGACAGTATTGGGAACTCCGCAAAGGATCTGTTGTGGAGACGGCAGCAGTACGTGATGGGGCGCAAATCGTTTGA
- a CDS encoding IclR family transcriptional regulator produces MSSTSTLSTIDKTVQIIYAVRELDGARVSELADHLEMSTSTVHSHLATLEANELVVTEGDEYHLGMRFLQLGKYAQRRREGYVLADEYTEKLVEETGYRAIFFVEEHGQGVFIHMYSGDHPPWMHTDAGQRAHLHPLAAGKAILAFYPESTVLEILREQGMPRKTENTITSPNEFLDELEEVRETGVAFNDCENVEGIRAIGVPARAPSGEVIGSFSISGPKNSMPDEEFREELPKVLKGIVNEYELELTL; encoded by the coding sequence ATGAGTTCAACGTCAACCTTGTCAACTATTGATAAGACAGTACAAATCATCTATGCGGTCAGAGAACTCGATGGGGCTCGGGTTTCGGAACTGGCTGACCATTTAGAAATGTCTACGAGTACAGTTCACTCTCATCTCGCCACGTTGGAGGCAAATGAGCTCGTCGTCACAGAGGGAGACGAGTATCACCTTGGTATGCGCTTCCTCCAACTCGGTAAATATGCCCAGCGACGACGAGAAGGATACGTCCTTGCTGACGAATATACAGAAAAGCTTGTTGAAGAGACCGGGTATCGTGCTATCTTTTTTGTCGAAGAGCATGGTCAAGGCGTATTTATTCATATGTACTCAGGTGATCACCCGCCGTGGATGCACACTGACGCTGGCCAACGCGCGCACTTGCATCCATTGGCTGCAGGAAAAGCAATTCTTGCATTCTATCCGGAATCAACGGTGCTGGAAATCCTCCGTGAGCAGGGAATGCCACGTAAAACCGAGAACACGATCACTTCACCGAATGAATTCCTAGACGAACTAGAGGAGGTTCGAGAAACAGGAGTCGCCTTCAACGATTGCGAGAACGTCGAGGGGATCCGAGCTATCGGCGTTCCTGCGAGAGCCCCTAGTGGCGAGGTAATTGGTTCGTTCAGTATTTCTGGCCCGAAGAACAGTATGCCTGACGAAGAGTTCCGAGAAGAGTTACCAAAGGTACTGAAAGGTATTGTTAATGAGTATGAACTAGAACTGACGCTATGA